The following are encoded in a window of Gossypium raimondii isolate GPD5lz chromosome 13, ASM2569854v1, whole genome shotgun sequence genomic DNA:
- the LOC128031900 gene encoding benzyl alcohol O-benzoyltransferase-like, whose translation MHPFVMATPSNIPLEFTVRRCEPELVTPAKPTPYEQKLVSDIDDQEAFRFHVPLINFYQYEPSMEGKDPAEIIREALAQTLVCYYPFAGRLREGANGKLIVDCTGEGVMFIKADADVTLEQFGEPLLPPFPYLDQLLYDVPGSEGILNCPLLLVQVTRLKCGGFIFALRLNHVMSDGTGLAQFLFALGEMARGVATHLISPVWERHLLDARLPARITFTHREYDEVEAPVTTPITILPFDNPVQRSFSFGFAEVSLLRSLLPPHIRHCTTFELITACLWRCRTLAINLDPDEEVRMLCVVNACSKFNPSFPSGYYGNVIVLPAAVTTVKSLCEKPLGYAVELIKQAKASVTEEYVKSVAALTVARGKRIHFPNVIGTYIISDLTKAGFEDIDFGWGKAVFGGPMIAVGVISHLMPTKNKKGEVGIVTSVCLPAPVMERFAKELDMLKHQASEGKKSKSNSISSAL comes from the exons ATGCATCCTTTTGTCATGGCAACACCTTCCAACATTCCCCTTGAGTTCACTGTCCGACGTTGTGAACCGGAACTTGTCACTCCTGCCAAACCTACACCGTATGAACAAAAATTAGTATCGGATATTGATGATCAAGAGGCTTTCCGATTTCACGTTCCGCTAATCAACTTTTATCAATATGAACCTTCCATGGAAGGAAAAGATCCAGCTGAAATTATTAGGGAGGCACTTGCACAAACCCTAGTGTGTTATTATCCATTTGCAGGTAGATTAAGAGAAGGGGCTAATGGTAAGCTTATAGTGGATTGCACCGGTGAGGGTGTGATGTTTATAAAAGCCGATGCTGATGTTACACTTGAACAGTTTGGTGAACCACTTCTCCCACCATTCCCTTACTTGGATCAACTCCTTTATGATGTTCCAGGTTCTGAAGGGATTCTAAATTGCCCACTGCTGTTGGTTCAG GTAACTAGGTTGAAATGCGGTGGTTTCATCTTCGCTCTCCGTCTCAACCATGTCATGAGTGATGGTACTGGCCTAGCACAATTCCTGTTTGCCCTGGGTGAAATGGCACGAGGTGTAGCCACTCACTTGATCTCACCCGTTTGGGAAAGACATCTCTTAGATGCTCGACTCCCGGCAAGAATCACATTTACCCACCGCGAGTATGATGAAGTGGAAGCCCCTGTCACCACCCCCATTACCATCTTGCCATTTGACAATCCGGTTCAACGTTCCTTTTCCTTTGGCTTTGCAGAAGTTTCACTTCTTCGTAGCCTCCTACCTCCCCACATTCGCCATTGTACCACGTTTGAACTCATAACGGCTTGTTTATGGCGTTGTCGAACCCTTGCTATAAATCTTGACCCTGATGAAGAGGTACGCATGCTATGCGTTGTTAATGCATGTTCTAAATTCAATCCCTCATTCCCATCGGGATATTACGGGAATGTGATTGTCCTCCCAGCAGCAGTAACAACAGTTAAAAGTCTCTGTGAGAAACCATTAGGGTATGCAGTGGAATTAATAAAACAAGCGAAAGCAAGTGTGACAGAGGAATATGTGAAATCCGTGGCAGCTTTAACGGTGGCTCGGGGTAAACGAATCCATTTCCCGAATGTTATCGGTACGTACATTATATCAGATTTAACAAAGGCCGGATTCGAAGATATAGATTTCGGATGGGGTAAGGCTGTGTTTGGAGGGCCAATGATAGCAGTTGGGGTAATAAGCCATTTAATGCCAACCAAGAATAAGAAAGGAGAAGTTGGAATTGTGACATCAGTTTGTTTGCCAGCTCCAGTGATGGAAAGGTTTGCTAAGGAATTGGACATGTTGAAGCACCAGGCAAGTGAGGGTAAAAAGAgtaaatcaaattcaatttcttcAGCTTTGTAA